A stretch of the Myxococcus guangdongensis genome encodes the following:
- a CDS encoding aldo/keto reductase has product MTTTNRIDTLSRYHLLGRSGLRVSPLALGAMTFGTEWGWGSPKDTAHRLLARYLEAGGNFIDTADGYTGGTSEAIIGDYFAEHGGRDSAVIATKFTVNTIPGDPNAGGNGRKNLRRSVEASLRRLKTDYVDLYWMHAWDGITPLEEVMSTLTDLVRAGKIRYLGLSDVPAWYFARAQTLAEKEGWERVAALQLEYSLVERNIEREHIPAALQLGASITPWSPLASGLLSGKYTRERGVVKGDGRVAAIQGGGNPGFEKLFTERNWGIVEALLEVARELDKPPAQVALAWVARRPGVASTIIGATKLEQLEANLRALDVVIPESQAAKLEAASRPELVHPYHFFENEFFTRGMFTGGTSVRSEPTWFRPAAR; this is encoded by the coding sequence ATGACGACGACGAACCGCATCGACACGCTGTCGCGCTACCACCTGCTGGGCCGCTCGGGCCTCAGGGTGAGCCCGCTCGCGCTGGGGGCCATGACGTTCGGCACGGAGTGGGGCTGGGGCAGCCCCAAGGACACGGCGCACCGGCTGCTGGCCCGCTACCTGGAGGCCGGGGGCAACTTCATCGACACCGCGGACGGGTACACGGGGGGCACGAGCGAGGCCATCATCGGGGACTACTTCGCGGAGCACGGCGGGCGGGACAGCGCCGTCATCGCGACGAAGTTCACCGTGAACACGATTCCCGGGGACCCGAACGCGGGGGGCAACGGGCGCAAGAACCTCCGGCGCTCGGTGGAGGCGTCGCTGCGCCGGCTGAAGACGGACTACGTGGACCTGTACTGGATGCACGCGTGGGACGGAATCACGCCGCTCGAGGAGGTGATGTCCACGCTGACGGACCTCGTGCGCGCGGGGAAGATTCGGTACCTCGGGCTCTCGGACGTGCCGGCCTGGTACTTCGCGCGGGCGCAGACGCTGGCGGAGAAGGAGGGGTGGGAGCGGGTAGCCGCGTTGCAGCTCGAATACTCGCTGGTGGAGCGCAACATCGAGCGCGAGCACATCCCGGCGGCGCTGCAGCTGGGGGCGAGCATCACGCCGTGGAGTCCGCTGGCCTCGGGGTTGTTGTCGGGCAAGTACACGCGGGAGCGCGGCGTGGTGAAGGGGGATGGGCGGGTGGCGGCCATCCAGGGGGGAGGCAACCCGGGCTTCGAGAAGCTCTTCACGGAGCGCAACTGGGGCATCGTGGAGGCGCTGCTGGAGGTGGCGCGGGAACTGGACAAGCCGCCGGCGCAGGTGGCGTTGGCGTGGGTGGCGCGGCGGCCGGGCGTGGCGTCGACCATCATCGGGGCGACGAAGCTGGAGCAACTGGAGGCGAACCTGCGCGCGTTGGACGTGGTGATTCCGGAGTCGCAGGCGGCGAAGCTGGAGGCGGCGAGTCGCCCGGAGCTCGTGCACCCGTACCACTTCTTCGAGAACGAGTTCTTCACCCGCGGCATGTTCACGGGAGGCACGTCCGTGCGATCGGAGCCCACGTGGTTCCGCCCGGCGGCGCGCTGA
- a CDS encoding SDR family oxidoreductase, with amino-acid sequence MKKVLVLGATSAIAQATVRLLAARGASLYLVGRNVENLDAVAKDAATRGAAKVESKALDLNDFSAHEALVDGAFQALGGLDGVVLAHGVLGDQTEAQRSWAATEAVLRTNFLSAVSLLTALANRFEAQKAGTLVVISSVAGDRGRQSNYVYGASKGALNVFLQGLRNRLAKSNVAVVTVKPGFVDTPMTAHIPKNKLFASPEKVARGLLSAADGRKNEVYVPGIWALIMLIIKSIPESVFKKLKL; translated from the coding sequence ATGAAGAAAGTGCTCGTCCTCGGCGCCACCAGCGCCATTGCCCAGGCGACGGTGAGACTGCTCGCCGCGCGCGGTGCCTCGCTGTACCTGGTGGGCCGCAACGTGGAGAACCTGGACGCGGTGGCGAAGGACGCCGCCACGCGGGGCGCCGCGAAGGTGGAGTCGAAGGCGCTCGACCTGAATGACTTCAGCGCGCACGAGGCGCTGGTGGACGGGGCGTTCCAGGCGCTGGGCGGGCTGGACGGCGTGGTGCTCGCGCACGGGGTGCTGGGAGACCAGACGGAGGCGCAGCGCTCGTGGGCGGCGACGGAGGCGGTGCTGCGCACCAACTTCCTGAGCGCGGTGTCGCTCCTGACGGCGCTGGCGAACCGCTTCGAGGCGCAGAAGGCGGGCACGCTGGTGGTGATTTCGTCGGTGGCGGGAGACCGGGGCCGGCAGAGCAACTACGTGTACGGCGCGTCGAAGGGCGCGCTGAACGTGTTCCTCCAGGGCCTGCGCAACCGGCTGGCGAAGTCCAACGTGGCGGTGGTGACGGTGAAGCCGGGCTTCGTGGACACGCCGATGACGGCGCACATCCCGAAGAACAAGCTGTTCGCCTCGCCGGAGAAGGTGGCGCGCGGACTGTTGAGCGCGGCGGACGGGCGCAAGAACGAGGTCTACGTCCCCGGCATCTGGGCGCTCATCATGCTCATCATCAAGAGCATCCCGGAATCCGTGTTCAAGAAGTTGAAGCTCTAG
- a CDS encoding methyltransferase, protein MRLGLKADNLLERVANWLNLAPQPLAHAFFGMMASRTLMAGVRLGVYAALADGAATSEALAARLKLSPEGMRSLLEALIACEAVERQRDGRYRLAPRSKRWLDPRSPQYVGAFLEFNYAQWDWWSQVEGVVRTGEAVDIHGFAPEDPRWRDYIHAMHQLARLAAPEVAGAIPLPRGARTLLDLGGAHGWFAAEMCRRNRGLKATVLDLEGSVRVGRDIIACAGLSHLVTHQAGDILTADLGGPYDGVLLFQVMHHLTPAQNVALLRRIRGALAPKGTLAVLEYLREDIQDPASSAPLIGLHYFVTSGAAAYTPAEVEGFLDDAGYRIESSRPIRHLPLQTLHVARLD, encoded by the coding sequence ATGCGGCTGGGCCTCAAGGCGGACAACCTGCTGGAGCGCGTGGCGAACTGGCTCAACCTGGCGCCCCAGCCCCTGGCCCATGCCTTCTTCGGGATGATGGCCTCGCGCACGCTGATGGCGGGGGTGCGGCTGGGGGTGTACGCGGCGCTGGCGGATGGCGCGGCGACCTCCGAGGCGCTGGCCGCCCGGCTGAAGCTGTCCCCCGAGGGGATGCGCTCGCTCCTGGAGGCCCTCATCGCCTGCGAGGCGGTGGAGCGTCAGCGCGACGGCCGCTACCGGCTGGCGCCCCGCTCGAAGCGGTGGCTGGACCCGCGCTCGCCCCAGTACGTGGGGGCGTTCCTGGAGTTCAACTACGCGCAGTGGGACTGGTGGAGTCAGGTGGAGGGCGTGGTGCGCACCGGCGAGGCGGTGGACATCCACGGCTTCGCCCCCGAGGACCCGCGCTGGCGTGACTACATCCACGCCATGCACCAGCTCGCCCGGCTGGCGGCCCCCGAGGTGGCGGGCGCCATCCCCCTGCCCCGGGGGGCCAGGACGCTGTTGGACCTGGGCGGCGCCCACGGCTGGTTCGCGGCGGAGATGTGCCGGCGCAACCGGGGCCTGAAGGCGACGGTGTTGGACCTGGAGGGCAGCGTGCGCGTGGGGCGGGACATCATCGCCTGCGCCGGGCTGAGCCACCTGGTCACCCATCAGGCCGGGGACATCCTCACCGCGGACCTGGGCGGCCCGTATGACGGGGTGCTGCTGTTCCAGGTGATGCACCACCTGACGCCCGCGCAGAACGTGGCGCTCTTGCGCCGCATCCGGGGGGCGCTCGCGCCCAAGGGGACGCTGGCGGTGCTCGAGTACCTGCGCGAGGACATCCAGGACCCGGCCAGCTCCGCGCCGCTCATCGGCCTGCACTACTTCGTGACGTCGGGGGCGGCGGCGTACACGCCCGCCGAGGTGGAGGGCTTCCTGGACGACGCGGGCTATCGCATCGAGAGCAGCCGGCCCATCCGCCACCTGCCCCTGCAGACGCTGCACGTGGCGCGGCTCGACTGA
- a CDS encoding regulatory protein RecX codes for MEDDRTGQDSRPPRKQKRPRKVSARYLENAALHYLKRYASTVSQLKRVLVRRVDRSVKEHGGDRAEALGWIDALTQKLIRNGLINDDAYAGMKAQSLRAAGRSTRVIAQKLRMKGVSADLVQQKLAQATAEVSDEDAARIWARKKRLGPFRKNLATRDENRQRDLASLARAGFSFGIAKKIIDGTLD; via the coding sequence GTGGAAGACGACCGGACCGGACAGGACAGCAGGCCCCCGAGGAAGCAGAAGCGGCCCCGGAAGGTGTCCGCCCGCTACCTGGAGAACGCGGCGCTGCATTACTTGAAGCGCTACGCCTCCACGGTGAGCCAACTCAAGCGCGTGCTCGTGCGCCGCGTGGACCGCTCGGTGAAGGAGCACGGAGGGGACCGTGCCGAGGCGCTCGGGTGGATTGACGCGCTCACGCAGAAGCTCATCCGCAATGGCCTCATCAACGATGACGCCTACGCCGGCATGAAGGCGCAGTCGCTGCGCGCGGCCGGACGCAGCACGCGAGTGATTGCGCAGAAGCTGCGGATGAAGGGCGTGTCCGCGGACCTGGTGCAGCAAAAGCTGGCGCAGGCCACCGCGGAGGTCTCCGACGAGGACGCCGCGCGCATCTGGGCCCGGAAGAAGCGCCTGGGCCCGTTCCGCAAGAACCTGGCGACGCGCGACGAGAACCGCCAGAGAGACCTGGCCTCCCTGGCGCGCGCGGGCTTCTCGTTCGGGATTGCGAAGAAGATCATCGACGGCACGCTCGACTGA
- a CDS encoding alkaline phosphatase family protein: MLPGEEVEARPSLVVFLVFDGLRHDDLERWRHRMGPGGFRRLLEGGTVFDSARYPYATTKTCPGHATLATGAPPGAHGIISNEWYERETGTDVSCVRDAASPPLDDPKGKGVSPRRLRVPTLGDRLLETHGGASRVVSVSLKDRAAIMLGGQRGQAYWWGTKGFTTSRHHARALPTWVSEWNQALGSQKGGAWARGAEASVYGALGPDDDARERPPEGLGRTFPHPLTTEEAFLYTPLGAEKLFALALAGVKAEQLGTRPGARDLLAIGMSSVDVVSHSFGPESHEAVDMLLRLDRALAAFLEAMDREVGMSKVLVAMSADHGMAPAPARAEQRLSAETVTRAVDAAMDGAFGADDWVEAFSAPHLYLRQARLKARGVSLEKAAEVAKKAARAVPGIAEGVSAADVRADRAEGFARRVRQEYVPERSGELVLIADPHVLLAPDDDHASTHGTPYEYDTHVPLILYGQGLPAARQGRAVTPLDLAPTLATWLGVTLPEASGLPLCEALPPRAGTAASCSERAASR; encoded by the coding sequence GTGTTGCCGGGCGAGGAGGTGGAGGCGCGGCCGTCGCTGGTGGTGTTCCTGGTGTTCGATGGCCTCCGCCATGACGACCTGGAGCGCTGGCGTCACCGCATGGGGCCGGGAGGTTTCCGTCGGCTCCTGGAGGGTGGCACCGTCTTCGACTCCGCCCGCTATCCATACGCGACGACGAAGACGTGTCCAGGGCACGCGACGCTCGCGACGGGTGCGCCTCCGGGGGCGCACGGCATCATCTCGAACGAGTGGTACGAGCGGGAGACGGGCACGGATGTGAGCTGTGTTCGAGACGCCGCCAGCCCGCCGCTCGATGACCCGAAGGGGAAGGGTGTGTCGCCCCGGCGCCTGCGAGTGCCGACGTTGGGGGACCGCTTGCTCGAGACGCACGGTGGGGCCTCGCGCGTGGTGTCGGTGTCGTTGAAGGACCGCGCCGCCATCATGCTGGGAGGGCAGCGTGGGCAGGCGTACTGGTGGGGGACGAAGGGCTTCACCACGAGTCGTCATCATGCGCGCGCGCTGCCGACGTGGGTGTCCGAGTGGAATCAGGCACTGGGCTCGCAGAAGGGAGGCGCGTGGGCGCGGGGCGCGGAGGCTTCCGTGTATGGCGCGTTGGGGCCGGATGACGACGCGCGTGAGCGCCCGCCCGAGGGACTGGGTCGGACGTTCCCCCATCCGCTGACGACGGAGGAGGCGTTCCTGTACACGCCACTGGGGGCGGAGAAGTTGTTCGCGCTCGCGCTCGCGGGAGTGAAGGCGGAGCAGCTGGGCACGCGTCCCGGTGCGAGGGATTTGCTGGCCATCGGCATGTCGAGCGTGGACGTGGTGAGCCACAGCTTCGGGCCGGAGAGTCACGAGGCGGTGGACATGCTGTTGCGGTTGGACCGGGCGCTGGCCGCGTTCCTGGAGGCGATGGACCGCGAGGTGGGGATGTCGAAGGTGTTGGTCGCGATGAGCGCGGACCATGGGATGGCGCCCGCTCCCGCGAGAGCGGAGCAGCGGTTGTCGGCGGAGACGGTGACGCGCGCGGTGGACGCGGCGATGGATGGGGCTTTCGGCGCGGATGACTGGGTGGAGGCGTTCAGCGCGCCGCACCTGTATCTGCGACAGGCGCGACTGAAGGCGCGGGGCGTGTCGCTGGAGAAGGCGGCCGAGGTGGCGAAGAAGGCGGCGCGCGCGGTGCCGGGAATCGCGGAGGGGGTGTCCGCCGCGGATGTCCGTGCCGACCGGGCGGAGGGTTTTGCTCGGAGGGTGCGGCAGGAGTACGTACCGGAGCGCTCGGGAGAGCTGGTGCTCATCGCGGACCCGCATGTGCTGCTCGCGCCGGATGACGACCATGCGAGCACGCATGGGACGCCCTACGAATACGACACGCACGTGCCGCTCATCCTCTACGGGCAGGGGCTGCCAGCCGCGCGACAGGGTCGCGCCGTGACGCCGCTGGACCTGGCGCCCACGCTGGCCACGTGGCTGGGTGTGACACTGCCGGAGGCCTCGGGGCTGCCGCTCTGTGAGGCGCTACCCCCACGAGCAGGCACGGCTGCCTCGTGCTCGGAGCGCGCGGCGTCACGGTGA
- a CDS encoding Uma2 family endonuclease — protein MAYGKRETEGVATLADIEALPEGVVGEIIEGTLYVHAQPRAGQMDTLGGLIAALRGPFQQGRGGPGGWWIQVEPGIRLEGSPEFIPDLAGWKKDRVARIPAGSWLVAPDWACGILSPSTRAYDLRIKRPFYARIGIKHLWFIDLEARTLLVSELRDGQWVEVGTYCDDDLVRVPPFEDLELRLGELWPFVEPTSGI, from the coding sequence ATGGCCTACGGCAAGCGCGAGACAGAGGGTGTCGCGACCCTCGCCGACATCGAGGCGCTGCCCGAGGGCGTCGTGGGCGAGATCATCGAGGGAACGTTGTATGTGCATGCCCAGCCGCGTGCTGGGCAGATGGATACGCTGGGCGGACTGATTGCCGCGCTCCGCGGACCCTTCCAACAGGGGCGGGGTGGGCCTGGGGGTTGGTGGATTCAAGTCGAGCCCGGAATCCGATTGGAGGGCTCGCCCGAGTTCATCCCGGACCTGGCGGGGTGGAAGAAGGACCGGGTCGCGCGAATTCCCGCGGGCTCGTGGCTCGTCGCGCCCGACTGGGCCTGTGGAATCCTGTCGCCATCGACGCGCGCCTACGACCTGCGCATCAAGCGTCCGTTCTACGCGCGGATTGGCATCAAACACCTGTGGTTCATCGACCTGGAAGCGCGCACGTTGCTGGTGAGCGAGCTGCGCGATGGACAGTGGGTGGAGGTCGGGACCTACTGCGATGACGACCTCGTCCGAGTCCCTCCGTTCGAGGACCTCGAGCTGAGGCTCGGCGAGCTCTGGCCGTTCGTGGAGCCGACCTCCGGGATTTAG
- a CDS encoding MXAN_6627.5 family MYXO-CTERM protein, giving the protein MASLRHLFRARTLGLLACLSLVSPALAWAQSADDAGADGGIIIPLPDASSGEGGPDRDNPEGEDGTGRVNTVCRHSGDCSARFTCDDGKCRYTGVRKAEQVGCLMGAEGALVLVGLAGLARPRRNRG; this is encoded by the coding sequence ATGGCCTCTCTCCGTCATCTGTTCCGTGCCCGGACCCTCGGTCTGCTGGCGTGCCTGTCCCTCGTGTCCCCCGCGCTCGCGTGGGCCCAGTCCGCCGACGACGCGGGCGCCGACGGGGGCATCATCATCCCCCTGCCGGACGCCTCCTCTGGAGAGGGCGGACCGGACCGGGACAACCCGGAGGGCGAGGACGGCACGGGGCGGGTGAACACCGTCTGCCGCCACAGCGGCGACTGTTCTGCGCGCTTCACCTGTGACGACGGGAAGTGCCGTTACACGGGTGTGCGCAAGGCGGAGCAGGTAGGCTGCCTGATGGGCGCGGAGGGAGCGCTGGTGCTGGTGGGTCTGGCGGGACTGGCCCGGCCCCGGCGCAACCGAGGATAG
- a CDS encoding LysR family transcriptional regulator, with amino-acid sequence MALTPLNELAVFVAVARHKSFTRAGKELRVSTSAVSQTVRMLEERVGGALLSRTTRSVSLTDMGQRLLERARPGLESALGALEHLSAAVSEISGTLRLTVPVMGLSTVIEPVLPRFIQEHPHVRVDVRVSDRFVNIVTEGLDAGLRLTESVERDMVQVRLSPSFRFLIVGSPAYLKKHGTPTRPEDLAQHECIGYRAPTTGLPYHWELERGRKQLRIAVKGPLVTDHAQFTRRMAVAGVGLAYLAEPEVTPALREGTLRAVLEDWAPSVPGLFLYYPHRARASPALKAFVALARKMLAPGP; translated from the coding sequence ATGGCCCTGACACCCCTGAACGAGCTGGCCGTGTTCGTCGCTGTCGCCCGGCACAAGAGCTTCACGCGCGCGGGAAAGGAGCTCCGCGTCTCCACGTCCGCGGTGAGCCAGACGGTGCGCATGCTGGAGGAACGCGTGGGCGGCGCCCTGCTCTCCCGCACCACGCGCAGCGTGTCGCTCACGGACATGGGGCAGCGCCTCCTGGAGCGCGCGCGGCCCGGACTGGAGTCGGCGCTCGGCGCGCTGGAGCACCTGTCCGCGGCCGTGTCCGAAATCAGCGGCACGCTCCGGCTCACGGTGCCCGTCATGGGGCTCTCCACCGTCATCGAACCCGTCCTCCCCCGCTTCATCCAGGAGCACCCCCACGTCCGCGTCGACGTCCGTGTCTCGGACCGGTTCGTGAACATCGTGACGGAGGGGCTCGACGCGGGGCTGCGACTGACGGAGTCCGTGGAGCGCGACATGGTGCAGGTGCGCCTGTCACCCTCCTTCCGCTTCCTCATCGTCGGCTCACCGGCCTACCTGAAGAAACACGGGACGCCGACGCGCCCCGAGGACCTGGCGCAGCATGAGTGCATCGGCTACCGCGCCCCCACCACGGGGCTGCCGTACCACTGGGAGCTGGAGCGCGGACGCAAGCAACTGCGCATCGCGGTGAAGGGGCCGCTCGTCACGGACCACGCGCAGTTCACGCGGCGCATGGCCGTGGCGGGCGTGGGCCTGGCGTACCTCGCCGAGCCAGAGGTCACCCCGGCATTGCGCGAAGGGACGCTGCGAGCCGTGCTGGAGGACTGGGCTCCCTCCGTCCCGGGCCTCTTCCTGTACTACCCCCACCGGGCTCGCGCCTCACCCGCGCTGAAGGCCTTCGTCGCGCTCGCGCGGAAGATGCTCGCGCCAGGGCCCTGA
- a CDS encoding UbiA family prenyltransferase, whose translation MIPETPLSADSPDVALAVDLDGTLVRTDTLHENLLVLFKRAPWLLLLLPLWVLKGKAYFKAEVARRAALDASLLPYNQELLDFLQEEKARGRRLVLATAADQRIAQAVASHLGLFDAVHASDGQENLSGARKLAKLKASLGTFDYAGNDAVDVPLWRESRQVVVVHAPSGVLKQAHGLGRGVHRVFEKPKTSPRVWVKALRVHQWAKNALVFVPLLAAHKAASPDLLLKAVLGFAAFSLCASSVYVLNDLLDLDSDRRHPTKKNRPFAACTLPVSVGVVMAPLLLLAGAAVCLFLPPAFAALLATYYALTLAYSLRLKQVVMLDVLVLAGLYTVRIFGGSLAVGVPTSSWLLMFSTFLFLSLALVKRLSEVRRLRLSNETSAHGRGYLAQDYEQLASLGAAAGQVSVLVLALYITSKEVTVYYDHPERLWLLCPVMLYWVGRIWVLAHRGQVNEDPLVFALRDRVSYAVGLVSALVLWAAT comes from the coding sequence ATGATTCCCGAAACCCCGCTCTCCGCTGACTCGCCAGACGTGGCGCTCGCCGTCGACCTCGACGGGACGCTGGTGCGCACCGACACGCTGCACGAGAACCTGCTCGTCCTCTTCAAGCGCGCGCCCTGGTTGTTGCTGCTGTTGCCCCTGTGGGTCCTCAAGGGCAAGGCGTACTTCAAGGCGGAGGTGGCCCGGCGGGCCGCGCTGGACGCCTCGCTCCTGCCGTACAACCAGGAGCTGCTCGACTTCCTCCAGGAGGAGAAGGCGCGAGGGCGCAGGCTGGTGCTGGCCACGGCGGCCGACCAGCGCATCGCCCAGGCCGTGGCCTCGCACCTGGGCCTGTTCGACGCGGTGCACGCCAGCGATGGCCAGGAGAACCTGTCCGGGGCCCGCAAGCTCGCGAAGCTGAAGGCGTCGCTCGGCACGTTCGACTACGCGGGCAACGACGCGGTGGACGTGCCGCTGTGGCGCGAGTCGCGGCAGGTGGTGGTGGTGCACGCGCCGTCGGGCGTGCTGAAGCAGGCGCATGGGTTGGGGCGCGGGGTGCACCGCGTCTTCGAGAAGCCGAAGACGAGCCCGCGCGTCTGGGTGAAGGCCCTGCGCGTGCACCAGTGGGCGAAGAACGCGCTGGTGTTCGTGCCGCTGCTCGCCGCGCACAAGGCCGCCTCGCCGGACCTGCTGCTCAAGGCGGTGCTGGGCTTCGCGGCCTTCAGCCTGTGCGCGTCCAGCGTGTACGTGCTCAATGACCTGCTGGATCTGGACTCCGACCGGCGGCACCCGACGAAGAAGAACCGTCCGTTCGCGGCGTGCACGCTGCCGGTGAGCGTGGGCGTGGTGATGGCGCCCCTGCTGCTGCTGGCGGGCGCGGCGGTGTGTCTGTTCCTGCCGCCCGCCTTCGCGGCGCTCCTGGCGACGTACTACGCGTTGACGCTGGCGTACTCGCTGCGGCTCAAGCAGGTGGTGATGCTGGACGTGCTGGTGCTGGCGGGCCTGTACACGGTGCGCATCTTCGGCGGCTCGCTGGCGGTGGGCGTGCCCACGTCGAGCTGGCTCTTGATGTTCAGCACGTTCCTGTTCCTGTCGCTGGCGCTGGTGAAGCGGCTGTCCGAGGTGCGCCGGCTGCGGCTGTCCAACGAGACGTCCGCGCACGGGCGCGGCTACCTGGCGCAGGACTACGAGCAGTTGGCCAGCCTGGGCGCGGCGGCGGGTCAGGTGTCGGTGCTGGTGCTGGCGCTGTACATCACCTCCAAGGAGGTGACGGTGTACTACGACCACCCGGAGCGGCTGTGGCTGCTGTGCCCGGTGATGCTGTACTGGGTGGGCCGCATCTGGGTGCTGGCGCATCGCGGGCAGGTGAACGAGGACCCGCTCGTCTTCGCGCTGAGGGACCGGGTGAGCTACGCGGTGGGGCTCGTGTCCGCCCTGGTGCTGTGGGCCGCCACGTGA
- a CDS encoding FAD-binding oxidoreductase, producing the protein MKAQESWGRYPRVEQRTHALTWRSDALPEVSGAVLPHGLGRSYGDSCLNGGGTLLMTSGLDRLIAFDAATGVVRCEAGVSLDTLLRLAVPRGWFLPVTPGTKYVTVGGAIANDVHGKNHHRGGTFGRYVRRFELLRSDGSRRVCAPDENPDWYGATIGGLGLTGLVTWAEVQLKPISNPFVLQETVPFGNLDEFLVVARESEADHEFTMAWVDCLARGRKLGRGLLYRGNFAPPQFDRLPLAKSHLSHGMGLAVPMDMPAFCLNRLSVSAFNWLYFHRQNGKPKQRLTHYDPFFYPLDAIYGWNRIYGRRGFLQFQCVVPYATARDALREILERSSRGALPSFLSVLKTFGDIPSPGWLSFPRQGVTLAMDFANRGEKTYRLVEDLDKLTREAGGAVYPAKDARMSPESFAAYFPRHSEFAGYIDPAFSSSFWRRMNPVALPFSLESERKGGAAAPQSLLALR; encoded by the coding sequence ATGAAGGCACAGGAGTCCTGGGGACGCTATCCCCGAGTCGAGCAGCGCACGCACGCGCTGACGTGGCGCTCGGACGCGCTGCCGGAGGTGTCCGGCGCGGTGCTGCCGCACGGGCTGGGGCGCAGCTATGGCGACTCGTGCCTGAACGGGGGCGGCACGCTGCTCATGACGTCGGGGTTGGACCGGCTCATCGCGTTCGACGCGGCGACGGGCGTGGTGCGCTGCGAGGCGGGGGTGTCGCTGGACACGCTCTTGCGCCTGGCGGTGCCGCGCGGCTGGTTCCTGCCGGTGACGCCGGGCACCAAGTACGTGACGGTGGGCGGCGCCATCGCCAACGACGTGCACGGGAAGAACCACCACCGCGGGGGGACGTTCGGCCGGTACGTGCGCCGCTTCGAGCTCTTGCGCTCGGATGGCAGCCGCCGGGTGTGCGCGCCGGACGAGAACCCGGACTGGTACGGGGCGACGATTGGCGGCCTGGGGCTCACCGGGCTCGTCACGTGGGCGGAGGTGCAGCTCAAGCCCATCAGCAACCCGTTCGTGTTGCAGGAGACGGTGCCCTTCGGGAACCTGGATGAGTTCCTGGTCGTGGCGCGCGAGTCCGAGGCGGACCACGAGTTCACCATGGCGTGGGTGGACTGTCTGGCGCGCGGCCGGAAGCTGGGGCGCGGGCTCCTGTACCGGGGCAACTTCGCGCCGCCGCAGTTCGACCGGCTGCCGTTGGCGAAGAGCCACCTGTCGCACGGCATGGGGCTCGCGGTGCCCATGGACATGCCGGCGTTCTGCCTCAACCGGCTGTCGGTGTCGGCGTTCAACTGGCTGTACTTCCACCGGCAGAACGGCAAGCCGAAGCAGCGGCTGACGCACTACGACCCGTTCTTCTATCCGCTGGACGCCATCTATGGCTGGAATCGCATCTATGGCCGGCGCGGCTTCCTCCAGTTCCAGTGCGTGGTGCCGTACGCGACGGCGCGCGACGCGCTGAGGGAAATCCTGGAGCGCAGCTCGCGCGGCGCGCTGCCCAGCTTCCTGTCGGTGTTGAAGACCTTCGGAGACATCCCCTCTCCGGGGTGGCTGTCCTTCCCGCGCCAGGGCGTGACGCTGGCCATGGACTTCGCCAACCGGGGGGAGAAGACGTACCGGTTGGTGGAGGACCTGGACAAGCTCACGCGCGAGGCGGGCGGCGCCGTGTATCCAGCGAAGGACGCGCGCATGAGCCCGGAGAGCTTCGCGGCGTACTTCCCGCGCCACTCGGAGTTCGCGGGCTACATCGACCCGGCCTTCTCCTCGTCCTTCTGGCGGCGGATGAACCCGGTGGCCCTGCCCTTCTCGCTGGAGTCGGAGCGGAAGGGTGGAGCCGCCGCGCCGCAATCCCTGCTTGCGCTTCGCTGA